The following are from one region of the Polaribacter marinaquae genome:
- a CDS encoding rhamnogalacturonan acetylesterase, giving the protein MKKNNDKVLIFCLALISCLSFVSCKYNKEQEIKEETASKITTIYLIGDSTMADYANNYELGKDYLKTRYPITGWGQVFQPFMITDSIKKIQPLIKTDSVLVDDRARGGRSTRTFFQEGRWRAVYENLEKNDVVIMQFGHNDASVKKQERYVNIEGYKEFLRLFVSQTRAKGATPIILTPVARNYPWKDGKLGNVHGEYDTAPKDIAKEMDVLFIDLNKKSRDFFTKKGREFVTTNYFMNLPANTYKAYPDGQKDNTHFQPEGAVEVARLVFDGLQELNKTKY; this is encoded by the coding sequence ATGAAAAAAAATAATGATAAAGTTTTAATCTTTTGTTTGGCTTTAATTTCATGCTTAAGCTTTGTTTCATGTAAATACAATAAAGAACAAGAAATTAAAGAGGAAACAGCTTCTAAAATTACTACCATATATTTAATTGGAGATTCTACTATGGCAGATTATGCAAATAATTATGAATTAGGAAAAGACTATCTAAAAACTAGATATCCTATTACAGGATGGGGTCAAGTTTTTCAACCTTTTATGATTACTGATAGTATAAAAAAAATACAACCATTAATTAAAACAGATAGTGTTTTGGTAGACGACAGAGCAAGAGGAGGAAGAAGTACAAGAACTTTTTTTCAAGAAGGAAGATGGAGAGCAGTTTATGAAAATTTAGAAAAAAATGATGTTGTAATTATGCAATTTGGTCATAATGATGCATCAGTAAAGAAACAAGAACGTTATGTAAATATAGAAGGCTATAAAGAGTTTTTAAGATTATTTGTTAGTCAAACTAGAGCAAAAGGAGCTACTCCAATTATTTTAACACCTGTGGCAAGAAACTATCCTTGGAAAGATGGTAAATTAGGAAACGTTCATGGAGAATATGACACAGCTCCAAAAGACATTGCAAAAGAAATGGATGTTTTATTCATAGATTTAAATAAAAAGTCTAGAGATTTTTTTACCAAAAAAGGGCGTGAATTTGTAACTACTAACTATTTTATGAATTTACCAGCAAATACTTATAAAGCTTATCCTGATGGACAGAAAGATAATACACATTTTCAACCAGAAGGTGCTGTAGAAGTAGCTAGGTTAGTTTTTGATGGTTTACAAGAGTTGAATAAAACAAAATACTAA
- a CDS encoding HVA1 family protein, whose product MGKGTAEGKVVETYSKKVSKTIDNTEIVRKGEASNKALYIKQKDGSAVLKLESEVERVN is encoded by the coding sequence ATGGGAAAAGGTACAGCAGAAGGTAAAGTTGTAGAAACGTATTCTAAAAAAGTATCAAAAACTATAGATAACACAGAAATTGTTAGAAAAGGAGAAGCTAGCAATAAAGCATTGTATATTAAGCAAAAAGACGGTAGTGCTGTCTTAAAATTAGAGAGTGAAGTCGAA
- a CDS encoding alpha/beta hydrolase, whose product MKIFRKVFFIIFFSAFVVSGQEKSNFKPYTVTTTFKKLKKKYPFITPIKPIFSNNIISEENVVYKKVDKTKLMLDIYYPSENKNTSFPAVLLIHGGGWLTGSRDNQQIMAQHLALKGYVAITVSYRLGLEAKYPAAVNDIKDAIVWLKQKANKYHINKDKIAVLGASAGAQLATLVGVTADNVLYTTDKKTSNKIQAIVNIDGIVSFIHPEAAESKKGKASMAGIWLDGEKEENYKNWKEASPLEYVGKNTPPILFVNSSYDRFHAGRDDMISILNRHKIYNQTFMLPKSPHSFWLVNPWFKEILHYVVCFLDNTLK is encoded by the coding sequence ATGAAAATTTTTAGAAAAGTATTTTTTATTATTTTCTTCAGTGCTTTTGTGGTATCTGGTCAAGAAAAATCAAATTTTAAACCCTATACAGTAACAACAACTTTTAAAAAATTAAAAAAGAAATATCCATTTATAACTCCAATAAAACCAATTTTTTCCAATAATATTATTTCTGAAGAAAATGTAGTTTACAAAAAGGTTGATAAAACAAAATTAATGCTAGATATTTATTATCCTTCAGAAAATAAGAACACTTCTTTTCCTGCAGTTTTATTAATTCATGGTGGTGGTTGGTTAACTGGTAGCAGAGATAATCAACAAATTATGGCACAGCATTTAGCTTTAAAAGGCTATGTTGCTATTACTGTTTCTTACAGATTGGGTTTAGAAGCCAAATATCCAGCTGCTGTAAATGACATTAAAGATGCAATAGTCTGGCTAAAACAAAAAGCAAATAAATATCACATTAATAAAGATAAAATAGCTGTTTTAGGAGCTTCTGCAGGAGCACAATTAGCAACTTTGGTTGGTGTAACTGCTGATAATGTTTTGTATACAACAGATAAAAAAACATCAAATAAAATACAAGCTATTGTAAATATAGATGGTATTGTTTCTTTTATACATCCAGAAGCAGCAGAATCTAAAAAAGGAAAAGCATCTATGGCTGGTATTTGGTTGGATGGTGAAAAAGAAGAAAATTATAAAAACTGGAAAGAAGCATCACCCTTAGAATATGTTGGTAAAAACACACCACCTATCTTATTTGTAAATAGTTCTTACGACAGATTTCACGCTGGTAGAGATGATATGATTTCTATTTTAAATCGACACAAAATTTATAATCAAACCTTTATGTTGCCTAAAAGTCCGCATTCTTTTTGGTTGGTAAATCCATGGTTTAAAGAAATCTTACACTATGTTGTTTGTTTCTTAGATAATACCTTAAAATAA